TAAGTTTTACCCCAAAACGTTTTTAATTTGTTTTATTAACGGAAAATCCGAGTACTCCATTGACTTTGAAGTCCCAGGTTTCTCCGGTTGGCAGGCGCTTCATTGTACAGTACATTGTTTGACCAAAATTGTAGGGGGCGCTCATGGCTAAGGACTTCCAAGTAGTTGGGGGATACAGTGTAAAGGAATTTGACGTCGGATAAATGTAATTGGGACCTTGGTCGGAATAGCCATTAGTATTGGGGTAAAGGGCGCCATTGGCACCATAAGATACTTTTCGGCTGATAATACTCGCCTGACTATCAAGAATTGTCCAGCTTCCGGTTCCTTTTGTGAATTTAATAAATTTACTACCGCTGCTGTTATACTCGTAATTCCAATAAATTGTACTAGTAGCCTTTACACTTATTGTTTGGTCGTTTGCAGAATCCGTTAACTGAACGGTAAAAAATGTCAATTTTTTTATTATGGGAATATCTGATTGCTTTAACATTAGATGCCATGGTAAAATAAAGTAAATTAAAAAGAGAAATGCTCAAAAACAGTAATAGGAGGGTTTTTATGACTGATTTAAAACGGGGGGTTGTATATTTTTTATCTGTATTAGTATATAGTGCAATTCTAGTTTTGGGCATTAAGATTCATATATTTTTCGAACTTACCGGAGAGAGAACTTACAATATTAAACCAAGTGTAGAATTTTTTTTAGTTTTCTCAGTTATTTTTGGTTTATTACTTGCAATTCCTAAATTTATTTTTAGGTTGAAAAAAGAGGGCTTCTGGAAAATAGATTGGGTCAAAATTATATCTATTACTTTACCGACATTCATTCTCTCTCTTTTAAGGTATTTATATTTTTGTACAGGTATAGGATTATTTTTGCCGTTTCCATTTCTTTTTAAAAATGACGCTCTGGCTTTGGGCTTTTTCTTTTTTGCGGGAGTAGTATCAGGTTATATTTTACTTAACAGTATAAAGAAGGAAGAAGCATGAGTAAACAATCTCTACCATTAAATATTCAAAAAAATAGCAAAAGCCGGTTTTTCCTTAGCGTAGGCAAAACCGGCTTTATATTTTTGAATCTTGGCTTTAGACTGTTTTTTTGGCGTGTTCCCCCAAAAGTATGCCAACCCCAAACCCATGTCTTTGGCCCAAGACATTAAACTAACTACCGACTGAAACTCGCCTAAGGCGAGTTTTTTTATGCCTCGAATGCAAAATGTACAAAGTTTTGGTGAATAATAACCATAAATAATGAAAATGAGGTGGCAACATGGCTTTAGGAGAAACGGTTTACAGCTATTTTATGCCGCCGGTGAGTTTAATGGGCGCCGGCGCCGCCAAGCAAACCGGTGACCAGGTGAAAAGTTTCGGAAGAAAGGCTTTAATCGTAACAGATGAGTTTTTAGCCAACAGCGGGATGGCTGAGCAAATTGCCGGCTACATTAAAGGGGCAGGAGTGGAGGTGGAAATTTATCCGGGAGCCGAACCCAACCCTACTGATAAGAATGTGCATGAAGGCGTGGAGCTATTGAAGGAGAAGGGGTGTGATGTGATAGTTTCTCTGGGCGGCGGTAGCCCCCACGACTGCGCCAAAGGAATAGGGATTGTCGCCACCAACGGCGGCTGCATCCGGGACTATGAGGGGATTGACAAGATGACCAGACCCATGCTGCCGCTGATTGCGGTAAATACCACCGCCGGGACCGCCAGTGAAATGACCAGGTTTGCCATTATTACCAATACCGATACTCACGTGAAAATGGCGATAGTGGACTGGCGGTGTACACCCAATGTAGCTATTAATGACCCGCTGCTGATGACCGGCATGCCGCCGAGTTTGACGGCAGCCACGGGAATGGATGCCCTTACCCATGCGGTGGAAGCTTATGTATCTACAATTGCCACGCCGGTAACGGATTCGGCAGCTTTGATGGCTATCAGGCTTATTGCCTGGAACCTGCGGGAAGCCGTGGCCAACGGGGATAACTTTGAAGCCCGCGACAAGATGGCTTACGCCGAATTCCTGGCCGGTATGGCTTTTAACAATGCCAGCCTGGGTTTTGTGCATGCCATGGCGCACCAACTCGGCGGTTTATATAACCTACCCCACGGAGTTTGCAATGCGATTTTACTGCCTCATGTAGAAAGGTTTAACCTGATTGCCGCTCCGGAGCGGTTTGCCCATATAGCCGAGGCTATGGGTGAAAACATCAGTGGACTGTCGGTCCGGGATGCGGCTGACGTAGCGATAGAGGCCATTGAAATATTGGCTGAAGACATCGGAATTCCGGCGGGGTTGACGGAGCTTGGGGTGAAGGAAGACGATCTGGCGTTGATGGCGGAAAACGCCATGAAAGATGCCACCAGCTTTACCAATCCGCGCAAAGCAACCCTGGAAGACATTATTCAGATTTATAAAAATGCTCTTTAGATTTAATAGACATCCTGGATGTAATGATGAAAAAGAAATTTTTTTCAGGAGGTTTTTTATGAAAATATGCCGAGTAAATATGGCCAATTTATCTGTAAGTACTGAAGATGTGCCGGAAGAATGGAAATATCTCGGCGGCAGGGCTCTGACTTCGGCCATTGTGGCCAAGGAGGTTGATCCCACCTGCCATCCGTTGGGAAAAAGGAATAAACTCGTATTTGCGCCGGGCTTGCTTTCGGGAACAACGGCGCCCAATTCAGGGCGCATGTCAGTGGGCGCCAAAAGCCCGCTGACAGGCGGTATAAAAGAGAGCAACTCGGGCGGCACGGCAGCACAAAAGCTGGCCAGACTGGGTATCAAGGCCATCATTATTGAAGGGATGCCGGAAGGTGGTAAATACTATAACTTACATGTGGACAAAAACGGCATCAAGGTCCAGGAAGAAAAGGAACTCCTGGGTAAGGGCAACTATGAGGTAATAGACGTGCTTTCCAAAAAATACGGTGAGAAAATCGGCGTAATAACCATCGGACAGGCGGGGGAGTACCGGATGTCGGCGGCAAATATTTCTGTTAAAGACCCCCACGGCAATATACGTAGCGCCGGGCGGGGAGGGCTGGGGGCTGTTATGGCTTCTAAAGGGATTAAATATATTACTGTTGATGATACTGATGCACCCGGCGTACCGATAGTTAACCTGGAGAAATTCAGGGAGGCCGCGAGGACTTTTGCTGCCGCTTTAAGAGAACATCCCATTACGGGCGAAGGGTTGCCCAAGTACGGTACCAACGTACTTATTAATATTTTAAATGAAGCCGGCGGGCTGCCAACGAAAAATTTCCGGATGGGCAGGTTTGCAGGGGCTAACAAAATCAGTGGTGAAACGATGTACGATATCATTGTGGACCGAAAAGGCAAGCCCACCCATAACTGCCATGCCGGTTGTGTTATCAGTTGTTCTCAGGTGTATAATGACAAGGAAGGCAATTATGTTACCGCCGGGTTTGAATACGAAACCATATGGGGTTTTGGGGCAGTATGCTATGTTAACGACCTGGACATAATCGCCCAGGCAGACCGCATCTGTGACGATATAGGCATAGATACCATAGAGACAGCCGTGGCTATTGCCGTTGCCATGGAAGGGGGAGTACTGCCCTTTGGCGACGGACCAGGTATGCTGGACCTGTTGAGGGAAATCGAGAAGGGCAGCCCATTGGGCCGGATAATAGGCAATGGGGCAGCCGTTACAGGACAGGTGTACGGTGTGACCAGAGTTCCTGTTGTAAAAAGACAGGCCATTCCCGCCTATGACCCACGGGCGGTCAAGGGTATCGGGGTAACTTACGCTACCACTCCGATGGGAGCTGACCATACTGCCGGGTATTCTGTCGCCGCTAATATATTGAAAGTTGGCGGAGAAGTCAGTCCCCTGGCCAAGGAAGGTAACGTGGAACTGTCCAGAAACCTGCAGATTGCTACGGCCGCCATTGACAGCGCGGGCCTGTGCCTGTTTGTGGCCTTTACCTTACTGGATAATCCTGATGCGTTCCAGGCCATGATTGACCTCATTAATGCTCAGTATGGATTAAATATGACTGCCAACGATATTAACGACCTGGGTAAATCGGTCCTGGTAACGGAGTTGGAGTTCAACAAGGCGGCCGGCTTTACCAGGCAAGACGACCGATTGCCCGAGT
This genomic stretch from Thermincola ferriacetica harbors:
- a CDS encoding iron-containing alcohol dehydrogenase, with protein sequence MALGETVYSYFMPPVSLMGAGAAKQTGDQVKSFGRKALIVTDEFLANSGMAEQIAGYIKGAGVEVEIYPGAEPNPTDKNVHEGVELLKEKGCDVIVSLGGGSPHDCAKGIGIVATNGGCIRDYEGIDKMTRPMLPLIAVNTTAGTASEMTRFAIITNTDTHVKMAIVDWRCTPNVAINDPLLMTGMPPSLTAATGMDALTHAVEAYVSTIATPVTDSAALMAIRLIAWNLREAVANGDNFEARDKMAYAEFLAGMAFNNASLGFVHAMAHQLGGLYNLPHGVCNAILLPHVERFNLIAAPERFAHIAEAMGENISGLSVRDAADVAIEAIEILAEDIGIPAGLTELGVKEDDLALMAENAMKDATSFTNPRKATLEDIIQIYKNAL
- a CDS encoding aldehyde ferredoxin oxidoreductase family protein, whose amino-acid sequence is MKICRVNMANLSVSTEDVPEEWKYLGGRALTSAIVAKEVDPTCHPLGKRNKLVFAPGLLSGTTAPNSGRMSVGAKSPLTGGIKESNSGGTAAQKLARLGIKAIIIEGMPEGGKYYNLHVDKNGIKVQEEKELLGKGNYEVIDVLSKKYGEKIGVITIGQAGEYRMSAANISVKDPHGNIRSAGRGGLGAVMASKGIKYITVDDTDAPGVPIVNLEKFREAARTFAAALREHPITGEGLPKYGTNVLINILNEAGGLPTKNFRMGRFAGANKISGETMYDIIVDRKGKPTHNCHAGCVISCSQVYNDKEGNYVTAGFEYETIWGFGAVCYVNDLDIIAQADRICDDIGIDTIETAVAIAVAMEGGVLPFGDGPGMLDLLREIEKGSPLGRIIGNGAAVTGQVYGVTRVPVVKRQAIPAYDPRAVKGIGVTYATTPMGADHTAGYSVAANILKVGGEVSPLAKEGNVELSRNLQIATAAIDSAGLCLFVAFTLLDNPDAFQAMIDLINAQYGLNMTANDINDLGKSVLVTELEFNKAAGFTRQDDRLPEFFEEEIPPHNAVWDFTGEELDEVFEEIEKEEKVLVPV